The following are encoded in a window of Sulfitobacter sp. S190 genomic DNA:
- a CDS encoding TetR/AcrR family transcriptional regulator: MTKPKRSRRKEMRPSDIIDAAVQEFAIKGYSATSIGSIAARANIARSTVYLYFDDKEALIKEAFRVRIGDVMADARHVGSAADRPFPELLHHLLDTMYARLVDRDTIVLLRVLIAEGQQFPELTRFYHDTILSAAQDMLSQMLALGVARGEVRPEALAYDPKLIMAPVLMSAIWRLTFEEIAPLDTDQLVKSHMDLLASGLFVHGPD; the protein is encoded by the coding sequence ATGACGAAGCCCAAACGCAGCCGGCGCAAAGAGATGCGCCCGTCCGACATCATTGATGCAGCGGTTCAGGAATTCGCGATCAAGGGCTATTCAGCCACGTCCATCGGCTCAATCGCGGCACGGGCAAATATCGCAAGATCAACTGTTTATCTGTATTTCGATGACAAGGAGGCGCTGATCAAGGAAGCGTTTCGCGTGCGCATCGGCGATGTCATGGCCGACGCACGTCACGTGGGATCAGCCGCAGACCGGCCCTTTCCGGAGCTTTTGCACCATCTGCTCGACACGATGTACGCCCGGCTTGTCGACAGGGATACGATCGTGTTGCTGCGGGTATTGATCGCCGAAGGGCAACAGTTTCCCGAGCTTACGCGCTTTTACCACGACACGATTTTGAGCGCAGCGCAGGACATGCTGTCTCAGATGCTGGCGCTGGGTGTCGCGCGGGGTGAGGTTCGGCCGGAGGCGTTGGCGTACGACCCCAAGCTGATCATGGCTCCGGTTCTGATGTCGGCCATCTGGCGGCTGACCTTCGAGGAGATCGCCCCCCTAGACACGGACCAGCTGGTCAAATCGCACATGGACCTTCTGGCCTCGGGTCTGTTTGTGCACGGACCGGACTGA
- the ureG gene encoding urease accessory protein UreG — protein sequence MTKMNGPLRVGIGGPVGAGKTSLTAAIAKALHPRLSVGVITNDIYTQEDAEALMRMQILPQDRVIGVETGGCPHTAIREDASINLAAVAEMRKRHADLDIVLIESGGDNLSATFSPELADLTLYVIDVAAGEEIPRKGGPAITKSDLLIINKTDLAPHVGASLEVMERDAARMRAGKPFVFCAVRHGQGTDTVVEHLLNAGGLPRPAPVENAARAPVHG from the coding sequence ATGACAAAGATGAACGGCCCGCTGCGCGTGGGCATCGGCGGACCCGTGGGCGCGGGCAAGACATCGCTCACGGCGGCCATTGCGAAGGCCCTGCATCCCCGCCTGTCGGTCGGGGTTATCACCAATGACATCTATACGCAGGAAGACGCCGAAGCGTTGATGCGCATGCAGATTTTGCCACAGGACCGGGTGATCGGTGTCGAAACCGGCGGCTGCCCGCACACCGCGATCCGGGAGGACGCGTCCATCAACCTCGCCGCAGTGGCCGAGATGCGCAAACGGCACGCGGACCTCGATATCGTTTTGATCGAAAGCGGCGGCGATAATCTGTCAGCGACGTTCAGCCCCGAATTGGCGGATCTGACCCTGTACGTGATCGACGTGGCCGCGGGAGAAGAAATTCCGCGCAAAGGGGGGCCGGCCATCACGAAATCCGATCTGTTGATCATCAACAAAACCGATCTCGCCCCACATGTGGGCGCGTCGCTCGAGGTGATGGAGCGCGATGCGGCGCGGATGCGGGCGGGCAAACCCTTTGTCTTTTGCGCCGTGCGGCACGGGCAGGGGACGGACACCGTGGTCGAGCATCTGCTCAACGCGGGCGGATTGCCGCGTCCGGCGCCAGTGGAGAATGCCGCGCGCGCACCCGTCCACGGTTGA
- a CDS encoding urease accessory protein UreF, producing MTTAIDAHSVAVLTQWFSPGYPLGAFAYSHGLETAIADGRLRDAASVEDWLTDVIAHGTGRADAILLRAAFAAPDRAAHEMIDAIARAYAVSAERVQETVLQGAAFAATTAAIWGDDTPAFTLPVAVAVAARAQNLPLDLTVAMYLQAFAANLVSAAVRLIPLGQTEGQLVLRNLIAVCRDTAEATRGLTLDDLASHCFGSDIAAMRHETLKHRIFRS from the coding sequence ATGACCACAGCCATTGATGCGCACAGCGTTGCGGTCCTGACGCAGTGGTTTTCGCCGGGCTATCCGCTCGGCGCTTTTGCCTATTCCCACGGGCTCGAAACCGCGATCGCGGACGGGCGTCTGCGGGATGCGGCATCGGTCGAGGACTGGCTGACGGACGTCATCGCGCACGGGACGGGGCGCGCCGACGCAATATTGCTGCGTGCGGCCTTTGCAGCCCCCGACCGCGCGGCGCACGAAATGATCGACGCCATCGCGCGTGCCTATGCCGTCAGCGCCGAGCGGGTGCAGGAAACGGTGTTGCAGGGTGCGGCATTTGCCGCGACGACGGCGGCGATCTGGGGCGATGACACGCCTGCCTTTACACTTCCCGTGGCGGTCGCGGTGGCCGCCCGCGCACAGAACCTGCCGCTGGATCTGACAGTCGCGATGTACCTGCAGGCATTTGCGGCAAATCTGGTGTCAGCGGCGGTGCGTCTGATCCCGCTGGGCCAGACCGAAGGGCAGCTCGTTTTGCGCAACCTGATTGCTGTATGCCGCGATACGGCCGAAGCCACGCGCGGGCTGACGCTGGATGATCTGGCCAGCCACTGCTTTGGCTCGGACATTGCCGCGATGCGCCACGAAACACTCAAACACAGGATATTTCGATCATGA
- a CDS encoding urease accessory protein UreE — protein MTDHLSQSVLPAQSWDSTHATDSCTLGYDDRFLRRKVLTTDQGKQLLVDLPQTTSLGHGDGLALAQGGVIAVRAADEPLLEVSGPDLVRLAWHIGNRHTPCQIEADRLLIQSDPVIGHMLEHLGARIRAVTEPFTPEGGAYGHGRTHSHSHGHTAHEHTHDHPHGQGHDHSH, from the coding sequence ATGACCGATCATCTGAGCCAATCCGTCCTGCCCGCACAAAGCTGGGACAGCACGCACGCGACCGACAGCTGCACCTTGGGGTACGACGACCGCTTTTTGCGCCGCAAGGTGCTCACAACCGATCAGGGTAAGCAGCTTCTGGTGGATTTGCCGCAGACCACATCGCTGGGTCACGGAGACGGGCTGGCCCTCGCGCAGGGCGGCGTGATTGCGGTGCGCGCGGCGGACGAGCCGCTTTTGGAAGTATCCGGTCCGGATCTGGTCCGCTTGGCCTGGCACATCGGCAACCGCCACACACCGTGCCAGATCGAAGCGGACCGGTTGTTGATCCAGAGTGATCCGGTCATTGGTCACATGCTGGAGCATCTGGGCGCGCGGATCAGGGCTGTGACCGAGCCATTTACCCCCGAAGGCGGCGCATACGGCCACGGGCGCACCCACAGCCACAGCCACGGGCACACCGCGCACGAGCACACCCACGATCACCCGCACGGGCAGGGCCATGACCACAGCCATTGA
- the ureC gene encoding urease subunit alpha, with protein sequence MATRIPRAQYAAMYGPTTGDRVRLADTDLVIEVERDLTLYGEEVKFGGGKVIRDGMGQSQTTRAQGAVDTVITNALILDHTGIYKADVALRDGLIAAIGKAGNPDMQDGVDIIIGPGTEVIAGEGRIVTAGGIDSHIHFIAPQQIEDALHSGVTTCFGGGTGPAHGTLATTCTPGSWHIGRMMQAFDAIPMNIGLSGKGNASQPDALVEMVKAGACALKLHEDWGTTPAAIDCCLSVADDMDVQVMIHTDTLNESGFVEHTVGAMKGRTIHAFHTEGAGGGHAPDIIKICGDANVLPSSTNPTRPFTVNTVEEHLDMLMVCHHLDKSIPEDIAFAESRIRRETIAAEDVLHDMGAFSIIASDSQAMGRVGEVVIRTWQTADKMRKQRGRLAEETGENDNYRVRRYISKYTINPAIAQGVSHCVGSIEVGKRADLVLWNPAFFGVKPEMVLLGGTIVVAQMGDPNASIPTPQPVYSRPMFGAYGTSVAHGSVTFVSQAAQADGIGDALGLSKRTQAVRNTRTIGKADLILNDATPVMEVDPETYDVRADGELLTCAPADVLPMAQRYFLF encoded by the coding sequence ATGGCGACCAGAATTCCACGTGCCCAATATGCCGCGATGTATGGCCCGACCACCGGTGACCGGGTGCGGCTTGCCGATACCGATCTGGTCATCGAGGTCGAACGTGACCTCACCCTATACGGCGAGGAGGTGAAGTTCGGCGGTGGCAAAGTCATTCGTGACGGGATGGGCCAATCCCAGACGACCCGCGCACAGGGGGCGGTGGATACGGTCATCACCAATGCGCTGATTCTGGATCACACAGGCATCTACAAGGCCGATGTGGCGCTGCGTGACGGTCTGATCGCGGCGATCGGCAAAGCGGGCAACCCCGACATGCAGGACGGTGTGGACATCATCATCGGGCCCGGAACCGAAGTGATCGCGGGCGAGGGGCGGATCGTCACGGCGGGCGGCATTGACAGCCATATCCACTTCATCGCACCCCAGCAGATAGAGGACGCGCTGCACTCGGGAGTGACCACCTGCTTTGGCGGAGGGACCGGCCCGGCGCACGGAACCCTTGCCACCACCTGCACGCCCGGGTCGTGGCACATCGGGCGGATGATGCAGGCATTTGACGCGATCCCGATGAACATCGGTCTGTCGGGCAAAGGCAACGCAAGCCAGCCCGACGCGCTGGTCGAGATGGTCAAGGCGGGCGCCTGCGCGCTCAAGCTGCACGAGGATTGGGGCACCACACCGGCCGCCATCGACTGCTGCCTGTCGGTGGCCGACGATATGGACGTTCAGGTGATGATCCACACCGATACGCTCAACGAAAGCGGTTTTGTCGAGCATACGGTGGGCGCCATGAAGGGCCGGACCATTCACGCCTTCCACACGGAGGGAGCCGGAGGCGGGCACGCGCCGGACATCATCAAGATATGCGGCGACGCCAATGTGCTGCCGTCCTCCACCAACCCCACGCGGCCCTTTACAGTCAACACCGTGGAAGAACATCTCGACATGTTGATGGTGTGTCACCACCTCGATAAATCCATTCCCGAAGACATCGCCTTTGCGGAGAGCCGCATCCGCCGTGAAACCATCGCCGCAGAAGACGTGCTGCACGATATGGGCGCATTTTCGATCATCGCGTCCGACAGTCAGGCCATGGGACGCGTGGGCGAAGTGGTGATCCGGACATGGCAAACCGCCGACAAAATGCGCAAGCAGCGTGGCAGGCTGGCCGAGGAGACGGGCGAAAACGACAATTACCGGGTGCGCCGCTACATCTCCAAATACACGATCAACCCCGCCATCGCACAGGGCGTGAGCCATTGCGTGGGCAGCATCGAGGTCGGCAAACGTGCCGATCTGGTGTTGTGGAATCCGGCGTTTTTCGGGGTGAAGCCGGAGATGGTCTTGTTGGGCGGGACGATCGTTGTCGCGCAGATGGGCGATCCGAATGCGTCGATCCCGACCCCGCAACCGGTGTATTCGCGGCCCATGTTCGGGGCTTATGGCACGTCGGTCGCGCACGGGTCGGTCACCTTTGTGTCGCAGGCGGCACAGGCGGACGGCATTGGCGACGCGCTGGGCCTGTCGAAGCGCACGCAGGCCGTGCGCAACACGCGGACCATCGGCAAGGCGGACCTGATCCTCAACGATGCGACCCCCGTCATGGAGGTTGACCCCGAAACCTATGACGTGCGCGCCGATGGCGAATTGCTGACCTGTGCGCCTGCAGACGTGCTGCCCATGGCGCAGAGATATTTCCTGTTCTGA
- a CDS encoding antifreeze protein produces the protein MKGFLPVQMWANAFQIGMVAAEAQAVIGMRMLGMAGIWSVTRNENNRMLSEKAYALTKSGTDAARVMARGGPPEKIAQAAIKPIRQTTRANAKRLAKRGTKKK, from the coding sequence ATGAAGGGGTTTTTACCGGTGCAAATGTGGGCAAACGCCTTCCAGATCGGAATGGTCGCTGCCGAAGCGCAGGCGGTGATCGGGATGCGCATGCTGGGGATGGCGGGGATATGGTCGGTCACGCGCAATGAAAACAACCGGATGCTGTCCGAAAAAGCCTATGCGCTGACGAAATCGGGCACCGACGCGGCGCGTGTCATGGCCCGGGGCGGCCCGCCCGAAAAGATCGCGCAGGCGGCCATCAAACCCATCCGCCAAACCACCCGCGCCAATGCCAAACGGCTGGCCAAGCGCGGCACCAAGAAGAAATAG
- a CDS encoding urease subunit beta — MIPGELMPAQGDITLNAQAQAITLVVANTGDRPVQVGSHYHFAETNPALDFDRAAARGHRLDIAAGTAVRFEPGQAREVSLIPIGGARRIFGFNGQVMGDLE, encoded by the coding sequence ATGATCCCCGGAGAACTCATGCCCGCACAGGGCGACATCACGCTGAATGCGCAGGCGCAGGCCATCACGCTGGTGGTCGCAAATACCGGCGACAGGCCGGTGCAGGTCGGCAGCCATTACCACTTTGCCGAGACGAATCCCGCGCTCGACTTCGACCGTGCCGCCGCGCGGGGCCACAGGCTCGACATCGCGGCAGGAACAGCGGTGCGCTTTGAGCCGGGGCAGGCGCGTGAAGTGTCACTCATCCCCATCGGTGGCGCACGGCGGATATTCGGCTTCAACGGTCAGGTTATGGGAGATCTGGAATGA
- a CDS encoding urease subunit gamma: MQLTPREKDKLLVAMAAEVARKRLARGVKLNHPEAIALITDAVVEGARDGRSVADMMQAGGHVLSREQCMDGVAEMIPEVQVEATFPDGTKLVTVHNPIR, encoded by the coding sequence ATGCAATTGACCCCCCGTGAGAAGGACAAGTTACTGGTGGCGATGGCCGCCGAAGTGGCCCGCAAAAGGCTGGCCCGCGGGGTCAAGCTGAACCATCCCGAAGCGATCGCCCTGATCACCGATGCGGTTGTCGAGGGCGCCCGCGACGGCCGGTCGGTGGCCGACATGATGCAGGCGGGAGGGCATGTGCTGTCGCGTGAGCAATGTATGGACGGCGTGGCCGAGATGATCCCCGAAGTGCAGGTCGAAGCGACATTCCCCGATGGCACCAAGCTGGTGACCGTCCACAATCCGATCCGCTAG
- a CDS encoding urease accessory protein UreD, translated as MTRKHSPARAVAPAQPRAVGAAHVAVRARDGRTALADLRQSGCLKLVFPTTHRPEAEAVLVNTAGGVTGGDRLALSAEVGADARLTVTTQAAERLYRATAGSQGNIQNTLSVGQGGHLNWLPQETIVFDHAAVSRRLQISLARDATAVMVETLIFGRTAMGERVACVDLWDRIAIDRAGSPIFRDAVRLSGDASRSLRGAATGAGACAVSSIVMVGPQAPALLGQVRALLPVTGGASLLAADVLVVRLLAADGLALRRSLIPILDRLTHQSLPTVWRL; from the coding sequence TTGACGAGAAAACATTCGCCCGCCCGCGCGGTGGCCCCGGCGCAGCCCCGCGCCGTGGGGGCGGCGCATGTGGCGGTCCGTGCGCGGGACGGCAGGACCGCTTTGGCGGACCTGCGGCAATCGGGCTGTCTGAAGCTGGTGTTTCCCACAACGCACCGCCCCGAGGCCGAAGCGGTGCTGGTCAACACGGCGGGCGGTGTCACCGGTGGTGACAGGTTGGCCCTGTCGGCAGAGGTCGGTGCCGATGCGCGGCTGACCGTAACCACCCAAGCCGCCGAACGCCTGTACCGCGCGACCGCCGGATCACAGGGCAACATCCAGAACACCCTCAGCGTCGGGCAGGGCGGGCATTTGAACTGGTTGCCGCAGGAAACGATCGTTTTCGATCACGCCGCAGTATCGCGGCGGTTGCAGATTTCGCTCGCACGGGATGCGACCGCGGTGATGGTCGAGACCCTGATTTTCGGGCGCACGGCGATGGGCGAGCGCGTTGCTTGCGTGGATTTGTGGGACCGGATCGCCATTGATCGCGCGGGCAGCCCGATCTTTCGCGATGCGGTGCGCCTGAGCGGGGATGCCAGCCGCAGCCTGCGCGGTGCCGCGACGGGTGCGGGGGCCTGCGCGGTCAGCAGCATCGTTATGGTCGGACCGCAGGCGCCTGCGCTGCTCGGGCAGGTGCGCGCGTTGCTGCCCGTGACGGGCGGGGCGAGCCTGCTTGCGGCCGATGTTCTGGTTGTGCGGTTGCTGGCGGCAGACGGGCTTGCCCTGCGGCGCAGCCTGATCCCGATCCTCGACCGACTGACCCACCAATCCCTGCCGACTGTCTGGAGACTGTAA
- a CDS encoding AAA family ATPase has translation MKLRALHLTNVRRFAGQTASVTGIADGITVVSEANEFGKSTFFDALHALFFTKSSATGREVRALEPHSGGAVQVSADIETAEGLFTIEKSFLRKKYARVSDANGRIVAQDDEAERWIARLMGEGADGPAGLLWVRQGVTGLEPQGASTAERDRLRESRRDVLSSVAGEIDMVTGGRRMDRVLGACNDALEALATKQGRPKTGGAWKDAVDAVSTLNDRAADLGAKCRDLAEALQSRKRVEQTLAKLADPALRQSRQDAFDTASATLETARAHAARAQAARADVDLRTLELGNDQASLAAVVAQDEAVQRAAKAQAEAHKEAKVIDDRLAEERRTAEAAGKQAKAALDAFEALRSRQQRARTAALRVSLAAQLDTLRARISKAEAARTALESAKADLSVMKVSADVLARIDAAQNTLDLARQAAQASAVSVRFDPTGGAVPMMDGVPFDPQAALALRETATLTLPGFGAITIDPGDQKADAGDIDTAERALAHLLDDADCADVAAARNAARARRETQTALQQHQTVLQALAPDGLPALQQEAATLVQQMGAATDADEETDAETLADLLANAQQAAETTRKAQTEAEARLRETERAAMAAQATQAQTRAAFEAATAERGNDADFDARKQAAGHALARAEAALTQAQRHLEDIDGGAIDLGTAEADVKRTRAVLDNAARDIQRLETEKATLDGRIATRAENGVEEALAEVEGQLHAARQRADNLAREVAALQLLADTLSQTRTAAREAYFEPIKQELKPLMSIVHGAGELSFDDNLLPDTLARDGVAEELGTLSGGTREQIAILTRLAFARLFARQGREVPIILDDALVYSDDDRIVKMFTALHRVAEDQQVIVFTCRQMAFDTLGGDRPRVRISDAAG, from the coding sequence ATGAAGCTGCGCGCCCTTCACCTGACCAACGTGCGCCGGTTTGCGGGACAAACCGCATCTGTAACGGGTATTGCCGACGGTATCACGGTGGTGTCCGAAGCGAATGAATTCGGCAAATCGACCTTTTTCGACGCACTTCACGCGCTGTTCTTCACCAAATCGAGCGCGACCGGGCGCGAGGTGCGCGCGCTCGAGCCACATTCCGGTGGCGCGGTGCAGGTGTCGGCAGACATCGAAACCGCAGAGGGGCTCTTTACCATCGAGAAGAGCTTCTTGCGCAAGAAATACGCAAGGGTGAGCGACGCCAACGGGCGTATCGTGGCGCAGGATGACGAGGCCGAGCGCTGGATCGCACGCCTGATGGGGGAGGGCGCGGACGGGCCGGCGGGGCTTTTGTGGGTGCGACAAGGCGTGACAGGGCTGGAGCCACAGGGTGCGAGCACTGCGGAGCGTGACAGGCTGCGCGAGAGCCGCCGCGATGTGCTGTCCTCGGTCGCGGGTGAAATCGACATGGTGACCGGCGGTCGCCGGATGGACCGTGTGCTGGGCGCGTGCAACGATGCGCTCGAGGCGCTGGCCACCAAGCAGGGGCGCCCCAAAACCGGCGGCGCCTGGAAAGACGCGGTCGATGCGGTAAGCACACTGAACGACAGGGCGGCCGATCTGGGGGCGAAATGCCGCGATCTGGCCGAGGCGCTGCAAAGCCGTAAGCGGGTCGAGCAAACGCTTGCCAAACTGGCCGATCCCGCGCTGCGCCAGTCCCGACAGGACGCGTTCGATACCGCATCCGCGACCTTGGAGACCGCGCGCGCACATGCTGCACGCGCGCAGGCTGCACGCGCCGATGTGGACCTGCGCACGCTCGAGCTTGGCAATGACCAAGCGAGCCTCGCCGCCGTTGTGGCACAGGATGAAGCGGTGCAAAGGGCGGCCAAGGCGCAGGCGGAGGCGCACAAGGAGGCGAAGGTCATCGACGACCGGCTCGCCGAAGAACGCCGCACAGCCGAGGCGGCGGGTAAGCAGGCCAAAGCCGCGTTGGATGCGTTTGAAGCGCTGCGCTCGCGCCAGCAAAGGGCCCGTACGGCCGCATTGCGCGTCTCGCTGGCGGCGCAACTGGACACGCTGCGCGCGAGGATCAGCAAGGCCGAGGCCGCGCGAACCGCGCTTGAATCGGCGAAGGCCGATTTGAGTGTGATGAAGGTATCGGCGGACGTACTTGCCCGCATCGACGCGGCGCAGAATACGCTCGATCTTGCGCGGCAGGCAGCGCAGGCCAGTGCCGTGTCGGTCCGGTTCGATCCCACCGGGGGCGCGGTGCCGATGATGGACGGTGTGCCGTTTGACCCTCAAGCGGCGTTGGCCCTGCGCGAGACTGCAACACTGACTTTGCCCGGCTTCGGTGCTATTACCATCGATCCGGGTGACCAAAAGGCCGACGCCGGAGATATCGACACTGCCGAACGCGCGCTTGCGCATCTGCTGGACGACGCGGACTGCGCCGATGTGGCCGCGGCGCGCAACGCTGCACGCGCCCGCCGCGAGACGCAAACGGCGCTGCAACAACACCAGACTGTCCTGCAGGCGCTGGCACCCGACGGGCTTCCGGCGCTCCAGCAAGAGGCGGCAACTCTCGTTCAGCAGATGGGCGCGGCCACCGACGCGGATGAGGAAACGGACGCAGAGACACTTGCCGATCTGCTCGCCAATGCGCAGCAGGCTGCAGAGACCACACGCAAGGCGCAGACCGAAGCCGAGGCGCGCCTGCGTGAAACAGAGCGCGCGGCGATGGCGGCGCAGGCCACGCAGGCCCAGACCCGCGCCGCGTTCGAGGCCGCAACCGCCGAGCGTGGCAACGACGCGGATTTCGATGCCCGCAAACAGGCCGCTGGCCATGCCTTGGCCCGCGCCGAAGCCGCCTTGACCCAAGCGCAGCGGCACCTTGAGGACATCGACGGGGGGGCAATCGATCTGGGCACGGCGGAGGCGGATGTGAAACGCACCCGTGCCGTGCTCGACAATGCCGCCCGCGACATCCAGCGGCTGGAAACCGAGAAAGCAACGCTGGACGGCCGGATCGCCACACGGGCGGAAAACGGGGTCGAAGAAGCGCTTGCCGAAGTCGAAGGCCAACTGCACGCCGCGCGCCAGCGTGCCGATAACCTCGCACGGGAAGTGGCCGCGCTGCAGCTTTTGGCCGATACGCTCTCGCAGACCCGAACCGCGGCCCGCGAGGCCTATTTCGAGCCGATCAAGCAGGAACTCAAGCCGTTGATGTCGATTGTGCACGGTGCAGGAGAGCTGAGCTTTGATGACAACCTGCTGCCGGACACGCTCGCGCGGGACGGGGTTGCAGAAGAGCTGGGCACGCTGAGCGGTGGCACCCGCGAACAGATCGCGATTTTGACCCGTCTTGCGTTTGCGCGGCTGTTCGCGCGTCAGGGGCGCGAGGTGCCGATCATTCTGGACGACGCGCTTGTGTATTCCGATGACGACCGCATCGTGAAGATGTTTACGGCCTTGCACCGCGTGGCCGAGGACCAGCAGGTCATCGTCTTTACCTGCCGCCAGATGGCGTTCGATACGCTCGGCGGGGACCGCCCTCGGGTGAGAATTTCGGACGCGGCCGGCTGA
- a CDS encoding DNA repair exonuclease — MIRFLHSSDLHLGKPFGRYPEDVRGRLRQARHGALDRLAQAAREGGAGLVLLAGDTFDQETPNPAVVRQALNTMAGAQDIRWVLMPGNHDSLAAAEAWRIITRDKPENVILALDDSPLDLSQAWLLPAPCTERSPGRDLTRSMDQPSPEGAIRIGLGHGGIVDFQSMGDAGTAGPTGVIPPDRAEQSGLAYLALGDWHGQMQVTPHCWYSGTPERDSFRHAAAASALLVTVEAAGAQPQVSPIETGAIDWQADTLDMTPDDDPAALLERAVPAVADRRDCNLRLRFGGRARMDARQRMQAMLDRIAPDFLSLDADLSGLALVHDTDDLDAIDPTGGALRLTADRLVEMARDPDAALEDRRVADAALSLLFGFAAQAPDP, encoded by the coding sequence ATGATCCGTTTTCTGCACAGTTCCGATCTGCATTTGGGCAAACCTTTCGGGCGCTATCCCGAAGACGTGCGCGGGCGTCTGCGCCAGGCGCGCCACGGTGCGCTGGACCGGTTGGCCCAAGCCGCGCGGGAGGGTGGCGCAGGGCTGGTCCTGCTGGCGGGCGACACCTTTGATCAGGAAACGCCGAACCCTGCGGTCGTGCGACAGGCGCTTAACACAATGGCCGGGGCACAGGATATCCGGTGGGTTCTGATGCCGGGCAACCACGACAGCCTTGCCGCCGCAGAGGCCTGGCGCATCATCACCCGCGACAAACCCGAAAACGTCATTCTGGCACTCGATGACAGCCCGCTGGATCTGTCACAAGCGTGGCTATTGCCCGCACCTTGCACTGAACGGTCGCCGGGCCGCGATTTGACCCGCAGCATGGACCAGCCGTCCCCCGAAGGGGCCATAAGGATCGGTCTGGGCCACGGCGGGATCGTCGATTTCCAGAGCATGGGCGATGCGGGCACCGCCGGCCCCACCGGTGTCATTCCACCCGACAGGGCGGAGCAGTCGGGACTGGCGTATCTGGCGCTCGGCGATTGGCACGGGCAAATGCAGGTGACGCCGCACTGCTGGTATTCGGGCACGCCCGAGCGGGACAGTTTCCGGCATGCGGCTGCTGCGTCGGCCTTGTTGGTCACGGTGGAGGCGGCGGGCGCCCAACCGCAGGTCAGCCCGATCGAAACAGGTGCGATCGACTGGCAAGCCGACACGCTCGATATGACACCGGACGATGATCCGGCGGCCCTGCTCGAGCGCGCGGTGCCCGCAGTGGCGGACAGGCGCGATTGTAATCTGCGGCTGCGGTTCGGGGGCCGCGCGCGGATGGACGCCCGCCAACGGATGCAGGCGATGCTTGACCGGATCGCACCGGATTTTCTGTCACTCGATGCGGATTTGTCGGGATTGGCGTTGGTGCACGATACGGATGATCTGGATGCCATCGATCCCACCGGAGGGGCGTTGCGGCTGACGGCCGACCGGCTGGTCGAGATGGCCCGTGACCCTGATGCGGCGCTGGAGGATCGGCGCGTGGCCGATGCGGCCCTGTCGCTGTTGTTCGGATTTGCGGCACAGGCACCTGACCCATGA